From Cecembia calidifontis, one genomic window encodes:
- a CDS encoding 5-formyltetrahydrofolate cyclo-ligase: MDKESIRTAFKEKRRGLSKEEIRLLSGKISDNLLRYLEEHAAIKHIHLFLPIDRLHEVDTFPLYYTLQKKGYKLYTSTVNKEDDNLDTLEISNVAHFESDPWGIPVPVNARLVDPDKIQMVLIPLLAYDRRGFRLGYGKGYYDKYLANLKRDVLKLGLSFFGPVDFIPEESHDVPLDYCITPEGVLKF; the protein is encoded by the coding sequence ATGGATAAGGAATCAATTCGGACCGCTTTCAAAGAAAAAAGGAGGGGTTTATCGAAGGAGGAAATCCGGCTCTTATCTGGTAAAATTTCGGATAACCTATTACGGTATTTAGAAGAACATGCTGCTATAAAACATATCCACCTGTTTTTGCCCATTGACCGTTTGCATGAAGTGGATACATTTCCTTTGTATTACACCCTTCAAAAAAAGGGCTATAAATTATATACTTCTACGGTAAATAAGGAAGACGATAACCTTGACACTTTGGAGATTTCAAATGTCGCTCATTTTGAATCAGATCCTTGGGGAATTCCTGTTCCGGTAAATGCAAGACTTGTTGATCCTGATAAAATCCAAATGGTCCTAATCCCTCTTTTAGCTTATGACCGCCGTGGATTTAGGTTGGGATATGGTAAGGGCTATTACGATAAATACCTTGCCAACCTGAAAAGGGATGTCCTTAAATTGGGCTTAAGTTTTTTTGGGCCAGTGGATTTTATTCCCGAAGAGTCACATGATGTGCCCTTGGATTATTGTATCACTCCTGAGGGTGTTTTGAAATTTTGA
- the bshC gene encoding bacillithiol biosynthesis cysteine-adding enzyme BshC: MIKSSVDPECTGQFSQLFLDYIKLKPQLSPFFNVFPRIQYFESLINGKNFPSHNREVLHKALEKQYEGLEVSELTSNQINSVKHSGTFTVTTGHQLNLFTGPLYFIYKIVSTINLAEQLKSTYPDYHFVPVYWMASEDHDFDEINYFKLDGKKYQWQTDQKGPVGNFKLDQSFKTFFEGVNHFVPDFFREAYLSSNHLSQAVRKYVHHLFGEKGLLIIDGNDADLKSLFSQVIREDLISHLPHELVQKQTEELELLGYKSQIFPREINLFYMEEGLRERIELDAHGRYKILNTDIIYSKEEIEKLIDQFPEKFSPNVVLRPLYQEMILPNLAYLGGPAEVVYWLQLKPVFDHFGIQFPALLPRNFAMILDIAIQRKISKLGLEDIELFQSVEEWKKQFLEEHAAFDLTLAQEKESLKKIFDQAGHKAVGLDQTLEGAFQAAKVRALKILEQLSGKVRKAEERKQAVHIRQRMEIQEYLNPGGSPQERVENFMRFYLGNENFIQELFELFDPLDFNYLILKMNHG; encoded by the coding sequence ATGATCAAGTCAAGTGTAGATCCTGAGTGTACCGGACAGTTTTCCCAATTGTTTTTAGACTATATCAAGCTAAAGCCCCAGTTGAGTCCATTTTTCAATGTTTTCCCCCGTATTCAATATTTTGAATCCCTTATCAATGGGAAAAATTTCCCTTCTCATAACAGAGAAGTTTTGCACAAGGCCTTAGAAAAGCAATATGAAGGTTTGGAGGTTTCCGAGCTGACTTCCAATCAGATAAATTCAGTAAAACACTCGGGGACCTTTACGGTCACGACAGGACATCAGCTGAATCTTTTCACCGGTCCGCTATACTTTATTTATAAGATTGTTTCTACCATCAATTTGGCAGAGCAGCTCAAATCCACCTATCCGGATTATCATTTTGTGCCTGTTTACTGGATGGCTTCTGAAGACCATGACTTCGATGAAATCAACTATTTCAAGTTGGACGGTAAAAAGTACCAATGGCAAACCGATCAAAAAGGACCTGTAGGAAATTTTAAACTGGATCAAAGCTTCAAAACTTTCTTTGAGGGGGTGAACCATTTTGTACCTGATTTTTTCAGGGAAGCTTATTTAAGCTCAAACCATTTGAGCCAGGCTGTTAGAAAGTATGTCCACCATCTCTTCGGGGAGAAAGGACTTTTGATCATAGATGGAAATGATGCTGACCTCAAAAGCTTATTCAGTCAGGTAATCAGAGAGGACTTGATTTCCCATCTTCCCCATGAGTTGGTTCAGAAGCAGACGGAGGAACTTGAGCTTTTAGGGTATAAAAGTCAGATTTTTCCAAGAGAGATCAATTTGTTTTACATGGAAGAGGGGTTGAGGGAGAGAATTGAACTTGATGCACACGGGCGGTATAAAATTTTGAACACAGATATCATTTACAGCAAAGAAGAAATCGAAAAACTGATCGATCAATTTCCAGAGAAATTCAGTCCAAATGTGGTATTGAGGCCACTCTATCAGGAGATGATTCTTCCTAACCTGGCATATTTGGGTGGGCCAGCTGAAGTGGTGTATTGGTTACAGCTGAAGCCGGTATTTGACCATTTTGGAATTCAGTTTCCCGCCTTATTGCCAAGGAATTTTGCCATGATATTGGACATTGCTATTCAAAGAAAAATCAGTAAGCTTGGATTGGAAGACATTGAACTTTTCCAAAGTGTGGAAGAATGGAAAAAGCAATTTCTGGAAGAGCATGCTGCATTTGATTTAACCTTGGCTCAAGAAAAAGAATCCTTGAAAAAGATTTTTGATCAGGCAGGGCATAAGGCTGTAGGTTTGGATCAGACTTTGGAAGGCGCATTTCAGGCAGCAAAAGTAAGGGCTTTGAAAATTTTGGAACAATTATCAGGGAAAGTTAGGAAAGCGGAAGAGAGAAAACAGGCAGTACATATACGTCAGCGCATGGAGATACAGGAATACCTCAATCCGGGAGGTTCGCCACAGGAAAGGGTAGAAAACTTTATGCGTTTTTATCTTGGCAATGAAAATTTTATTCAGGAATTGTTTGAGCTTTTTGATCCATTGGATTTCAATTATCTCATTTTAAAAATGAACCATGGATAA
- a CDS encoding heavy metal translocating P-type ATPase, whose amino-acid sequence MSTKKKEIPVSGMSCAACAIAVEKTLAASPGVKQAAVNYANHSALVEWEEETTNLEDLKKRVQSSGYDLLIENLQQEELEKLQWEAHQQLKKRTLYAGLLAFPVFLIGMFWMHMPFGNYIMWALTTPILFIFGRQFFIQAWKLGKNCQVNMDTLVAMSTGIAYIYSTFNTFLPEFLLKRGLEPHVYFEAAAVILFFILLGKTLESGAKAGTSDALKKLMGLQSQELTVLEKGQPIPKNTKDVKVGEIILVRPGQKIPLDGTVTEGSSYVNESMLTGEPLPVLKEKGQKVFAGTINQEGSFTFRAEQVGDQTLLSQIIERVKAAQGSKAPIQKTVDKVAGIFVPTVLAIAFLTFLIWGFSGVDDAWLKGMLALITVLVIACPCALGLATPTAIMAAMGKGASMGILIKDAESLEKGKKIDVLVLDKTGTITEGNPQVTDKHFDGSWTEMDFSILKAMEEKSEHPLAKAIVHHLSEQDDTIPLTKFKSETGKGVMASFENKIYRVGTLKWLKEEGVRENEAILDWGKNAVNEGASVVFVSKADDLIGAIKISDPIKAGSKEAIHAIQEMGIEVHMLTGDQEKTASWVANRLGIKNYRSETLPQDKADYIKTLKSQNKTVAMAGDGINDSEALSLADLSIAMGKGTDIAMEVAEITLVHSDLKQIPKTLQLMRKSVRIIHQNLFWAFIYNIIGIPIAAGILYPAFGFLLNPMLAGAAMALSSVSVVSNSLRLR is encoded by the coding sequence ATGTCAACCAAAAAAAAAGAAATACCTGTCAGTGGAATGAGTTGCGCTGCCTGTGCCATTGCGGTGGAAAAAACCCTTGCAGCAAGCCCTGGAGTAAAACAAGCAGCGGTTAATTACGCCAACCATAGTGCTTTAGTGGAGTGGGAAGAAGAAACCACCAACCTTGAGGATCTGAAAAAACGGGTGCAGTCGAGTGGTTACGATCTGCTGATTGAAAACCTTCAGCAGGAAGAACTGGAAAAACTGCAATGGGAGGCACATCAGCAGCTTAAAAAAAGGACCTTATACGCTGGTCTCCTGGCTTTCCCTGTTTTCCTTATAGGAATGTTTTGGATGCATATGCCTTTTGGGAATTACATCATGTGGGCCTTGACGACTCCTATTCTTTTTATTTTTGGAAGGCAATTTTTCATTCAGGCCTGGAAATTGGGAAAAAACTGTCAGGTTAACATGGATACCCTCGTGGCCATGAGTACAGGCATAGCCTACATCTATAGCACATTCAACACCTTTTTACCTGAATTCCTTTTGAAAAGAGGATTGGAGCCCCATGTCTATTTTGAAGCAGCAGCAGTGATCCTGTTTTTTATTTTGCTGGGCAAGACCTTAGAATCCGGAGCCAAGGCAGGAACAAGTGATGCCCTTAAAAAATTGATGGGGCTACAAAGCCAGGAACTGACTGTACTGGAAAAGGGTCAGCCAATCCCCAAAAACACCAAAGATGTCAAAGTTGGTGAAATCATTCTGGTCAGGCCCGGACAAAAAATCCCATTGGACGGAACGGTAACAGAAGGAAGTTCCTATGTCAATGAAAGCATGCTCACCGGCGAACCACTGCCGGTACTCAAAGAAAAAGGCCAAAAGGTATTTGCCGGCACAATCAATCAGGAAGGCAGTTTCACTTTTCGGGCAGAGCAAGTAGGTGATCAGACCCTTCTCTCCCAGATTATTGAAAGGGTAAAAGCGGCGCAGGGCTCCAAGGCTCCTATTCAAAAAACCGTGGATAAGGTGGCAGGTATTTTTGTTCCTACAGTTTTGGCCATCGCTTTCCTGACCTTTTTGATCTGGGGCTTCAGCGGAGTGGATGACGCCTGGCTTAAAGGAATGTTGGCCTTGATTACCGTTCTGGTGATTGCCTGTCCATGTGCTTTAGGACTGGCTACCCCTACAGCCATCATGGCAGCCATGGGAAAAGGGGCTTCTATGGGCATCCTGATCAAAGACGCAGAAAGTCTTGAAAAGGGCAAAAAAATTGATGTCCTTGTTCTGGACAAAACAGGCACGATCACAGAAGGTAATCCTCAAGTAACAGATAAACACTTCGATGGTTCCTGGACAGAAATGGATTTTTCCATACTTAAAGCCATGGAAGAAAAAAGTGAACACCCATTGGCCAAAGCCATTGTGCACCACTTAAGCGAGCAAGACGACACCATACCCCTCACCAAGTTCAAAAGTGAAACAGGAAAAGGTGTAATGGCCAGTTTTGAAAACAAAATCTACAGGGTTGGGACATTAAAATGGCTTAAAGAGGAAGGCGTAAGGGAAAATGAAGCCATTCTGGATTGGGGGAAAAACGCCGTAAATGAAGGAGCTTCAGTTGTTTTTGTATCCAAAGCAGATGATTTAATCGGGGCCATAAAAATTTCAGATCCCATCAAAGCCGGTTCTAAAGAGGCGATACATGCCATCCAAGAAATGGGAATAGAAGTTCATATGCTGACAGGAGATCAGGAAAAGACTGCTTCTTGGGTTGCCAACCGACTGGGCATTAAGAATTACAGGTCTGAAACCCTGCCTCAGGACAAAGCCGACTATATCAAAACCCTCAAATCCCAAAACAAAACAGTAGCCATGGCAGGTGACGGGATCAATGACAGTGAAGCCCTCAGCTTGGCAGATTTGAGCATTGCCATGGGTAAAGGTACGGATATAGCAATGGAAGTAGCTGAAATCACCCTGGTACATTCTGACCTAAAGCAAATTCCAAAAACACTGCAACTGATGCGAAAATCAGTGCGTATCATCCACCAAAACCTATTTTGGGCATTTATCTATAACATCATTGGGATCCCTATAGCTGCCGGAATTCTCTACCCGGCCTTTGGCTTCCTTTTGAATCCTATGCTGGCCGGGGCTGCCATGGCACTCAGTTCCGTATCTGTTGTGAGCAATAGCTTAAGGCTCAGGTAA
- a CDS encoding D-alanine--D-alanine ligase: MKKKIALVTGGFTGESVVSLKSAAVVEKTIDKNRYDIYKILVYPGDWYHETTEGEKIPVDLNDFSIQLNGQKVTFDGVFNILHGSPGEDGKLAGYFDMLRIPYTTCDALTSAITMNKGYTKAIVQDIPELYVARSIQLFEKKAENAEMIQKELRFPLFIKPNNGGSSIGMSKVKVPGELQEALDKAFAEDSQVLVEEFVLGREFSIGVYRAKGKTTVLPATEIISSKEFFDFEAKYSPGVTEEITPGRMTEEEVNRVNRIIERVYQKLNCRGAVRIDYFLEYETDKFYFIEINTVPGQTETSLISQQVRAIGMDVKDFYTELIEEMFT, translated from the coding sequence ATGAAGAAAAAAATAGCTTTGGTGACCGGTGGTTTTACAGGTGAATCGGTAGTCTCCCTAAAAAGTGCTGCAGTTGTGGAAAAGACCATTGACAAAAACAGATATGATATTTATAAAATCTTGGTTTATCCCGGTGATTGGTACCATGAAACTACGGAAGGTGAGAAAATTCCGGTTGATCTCAATGATTTTTCGATTCAATTGAACGGGCAAAAAGTCACTTTTGATGGAGTATTCAATATCCTTCATGGTTCTCCGGGAGAGGATGGTAAACTGGCCGGATATTTTGACATGTTGCGCATTCCTTATACCACCTGTGATGCGCTGACTTCTGCCATCACCATGAACAAAGGTTATACCAAGGCGATAGTGCAGGATATACCTGAACTGTATGTGGCCAGGTCTATTCAGCTTTTTGAAAAAAAAGCTGAAAATGCGGAAATGATCCAAAAGGAACTGAGGTTTCCCCTCTTCATAAAACCAAACAATGGAGGCAGCAGTATTGGTATGAGTAAGGTTAAAGTTCCCGGAGAACTTCAAGAAGCTCTGGACAAGGCCTTTGCAGAAGATAGCCAAGTACTTGTGGAAGAGTTTGTGTTGGGAAGGGAATTTTCCATAGGAGTTTACCGGGCCAAGGGGAAGACCACGGTTTTGCCTGCAACTGAAATAATCAGCAGCAAGGAATTTTTTGATTTTGAGGCTAAGTATTCACCAGGAGTGACCGAGGAGATCACCCCGGGAAGGATGACGGAAGAAGAAGTGAATAGGGTAAATAGAATTATTGAGAGGGTGTACCAAAAACTCAATTGCAGAGGAGCGGTGAGAATCGATTACTTCCTGGAATATGAGACCGATAAATTTTATTTCATTGAGATCAATACCGTACCCGGACAGACTGAGACCAGTTTGATTTCCCAGCAAGTCCGGGCTATAGGTATGGATGTAAAGGACTTCTACACTGAATTAATTGAAGAAATGTTTACCTGA
- a CDS encoding S9 family peptidase → MYFLVFPFPGNSQAQDKKTVSLEDVFKNNTFSQKSVYGINWMKDGQYYSSLNRGLSGPIVVKINVATGEEAGVLIDGGKLGINFSSYSFNPDETKALIASDVESIYRRSSKAVFHVVDLKTGTAQKLMDGEKIMYATLSPDNDKVAFVKDNNLFVVELATNQVTQITTDGKWNHIINGAADWVYEEEFSMSKAFDWSRDGKKIAFIRFDETDVPEFNMQTWGKLYPEDYRFKYPKAGEKNSEVSIHVYDLSTKQTVKVDTGEEKDIYLPRIYWTNDNNTLAFLRLNRLQNQLDLFYANAQTGASRLILQEKSKTYVDLDYNDDLRFLEGNKGFIRTSEQDGFKHIYHHDNEGKLIRQITSGNWEVTNLVGVDEKNRKIYFISTEASPLERNLYVINLDGKNKKILTPEKGMTSVNMSKDFKYFIANHTSANSPLRVTLNEASGKLVKVLEENSELRSRLAGYRISPKEFFTFKTVDGTSLNAYMIKPPHFEEDKKYPVLMYVYGGPGSQNVTNSWGGTRDLWHHHLAAEGYIVVCVDNRGTGARGRDFKHVTYANLGKYETEDQIAGAKYLGTLPYVDASRIGIWGWSYGGYMSSLALMIGNDVFKSAIAVAPVTTWRYYDTIYTERYLQTPQLNAAGYDDYSPITHVNQLKGNYLLIHGTGDDNVHFQNAVDLVDALIKADKQFETMYYPNRNHGIYGGNTTWHLYSLMTDWIKRKL, encoded by the coding sequence ATGTATTTCCTGGTTTTTCCGTTTCCAGGAAACTCGCAGGCACAAGATAAAAAAACAGTCAGCCTCGAAGATGTATTTAAAAACAATACCTTTTCCCAAAAATCCGTCTATGGCATCAACTGGATGAAAGATGGGCAATATTATTCCTCCCTGAATAGAGGCCTGTCCGGACCAATAGTTGTCAAAATCAATGTGGCCACCGGAGAAGAAGCAGGTGTATTGATAGATGGCGGTAAACTAGGCATCAACTTTTCCAGTTATTCTTTTAATCCGGATGAAACAAAAGCACTGATTGCTTCCGATGTGGAAAGTATTTACAGAAGATCATCCAAGGCTGTCTTCCATGTGGTAGATCTAAAAACAGGAACTGCCCAGAAATTAATGGATGGGGAAAAAATTATGTATGCTACCCTTTCCCCTGACAATGATAAGGTGGCATTTGTTAAGGACAATAATTTATTCGTGGTAGAACTTGCTACCAATCAGGTAACCCAGATCACCACAGATGGAAAATGGAACCATATCATCAACGGTGCAGCTGATTGGGTATATGAGGAAGAATTCTCTATGTCCAAAGCCTTTGACTGGTCCAGAGACGGTAAAAAAATAGCCTTCATCCGGTTTGATGAAACAGATGTTCCGGAATTCAACATGCAGACATGGGGAAAACTGTACCCGGAAGATTACCGCTTCAAATATCCAAAAGCCGGTGAAAAAAATTCAGAAGTAAGCATTCATGTCTATGACCTAAGCACCAAACAAACGGTCAAGGTGGATACAGGAGAAGAAAAAGATATTTATCTTCCAAGAATCTATTGGACCAATGACAACAACACCTTGGCGTTTTTAAGGCTCAATAGACTCCAAAACCAACTGGATCTCTTTTATGCCAATGCACAAACCGGAGCATCACGCCTGATTCTTCAGGAAAAATCCAAAACTTATGTGGACTTGGATTACAATGATGATCTAAGATTTCTGGAAGGCAACAAGGGATTTATCAGAACCTCAGAACAGGACGGTTTCAAGCATATTTATCACCATGACAATGAAGGAAAACTCATCCGTCAGATTACTTCAGGAAACTGGGAAGTCACCAATCTGGTAGGGGTTGATGAGAAAAACAGAAAAATCTATTTTATTTCTACTGAAGCCTCTCCTTTGGAAAGAAACCTGTACGTGATCAATCTGGACGGCAAAAACAAAAAGATCCTGACTCCTGAAAAGGGCATGACTTCTGTCAATATGAGCAAGGATTTCAAATACTTCATCGCCAATCATACCAGTGCCAACAGTCCTCTAAGGGTTACCTTGAACGAGGCTTCCGGAAAGTTGGTGAAGGTGTTGGAGGAAAATTCAGAACTCAGGTCAAGATTGGCAGGTTACCGCATTTCGCCAAAAGAGTTCTTTACTTTTAAAACAGTAGACGGCACCTCCCTGAATGCTTATATGATCAAACCTCCTCATTTTGAGGAAGACAAAAAGTATCCTGTCCTGATGTATGTCTATGGAGGTCCAGGCTCCCAAAATGTCACCAATTCCTGGGGCGGCACCCGTGACCTGTGGCATCACCATCTGGCAGCCGAAGGCTATATTGTTGTCTGCGTGGACAACAGAGGCACAGGTGCGAGGGGAAGGGATTTCAAACATGTCACTTATGCCAATTTGGGCAAATACGAAACAGAGGATCAGATTGCCGGCGCTAAATATCTGGGAACGCTGCCTTATGTGGATGCTTCCCGGATAGGGATCTGGGGATGGTCTTATGGAGGTTACATGTCTTCATTGGCACTGATGATCGGAAATGATGTCTTTAAATCAGCGATTGCTGTGGCCCCTGTGACTACCTGGAGGTATTATGACACCATTTACACAGAAAGGTATTTACAAACCCCTCAGTTGAATGCGGCTGGATATGATGATTACAGCCCTATCACACATGTCAACCAATTAAAAGGAAACTATCTTTTGATACATGGAACAGGAGATGACAATGTGCACTTCCAAAATGCGGTGGACCTGGTAGATGCATTGATCAAAGCAGATAAACAGTTTGAAACCATGTACTATCCCAATAGAAACCATGGAATCTATGGGGGCAATACCACATGGCATTTGTACAGCTTGATGACCGATTGGATTAAGAGAAAACTTTGA
- a CDS encoding IS1380 family transposase, with amino-acid sequence MKITNSTEKITPFGGFNFVFNSFKNSGLPELIDNQLGVRALRGGFSYSDIFANHMAIFFNGGDCTEDINVHLRDALEQVPSFSVCSADTILRGIKELAVDTELFINPSSGVSHEFNINGKLNSLLLKSACKTGLLKSGVAYDLDYDNTVIPTEKYDSKKTYKHVYGYQPGVASIAHPEFSQAIPVYVEGRNGNSQAKYLQADTLTRMFGQLTNENIRIGRFRADSASYQEEVLRTLEAHTESFYIRANRCAKLDNILGSIAPEKWQKIRLGVQEMEVTDLSDYKPFGKDRSYRLVITRIRRKDGQADVFSGDAFTYRAILTNEHTSSNEAVVRFYNARGASERLFDVLNNDFGWSKLPCSFLAENTSFMLMTAMYANFYTYIIGEYSRKVDWLKPTDRLKKFIFRFITVSAKWIRTGRREVLKLFTSKDYKPILN; translated from the coding sequence ATGAAAATTACGAATTCGACAGAAAAAATCACACCTTTCGGAGGTTTTAATTTTGTTTTTAACTCTTTCAAAAATTCTGGTCTCCCAGAACTCATTGATAATCAATTGGGGGTTAGAGCCTTAAGGGGAGGGTTTTCATACAGTGACATTTTCGCCAATCATATGGCTATTTTCTTTAATGGTGGCGACTGTACTGAAGATATCAATGTTCACTTGAGAGACGCACTTGAACAGGTCCCTTCATTTTCAGTATGCAGTGCCGATACAATTCTGAGAGGTATCAAAGAGCTTGCTGTTGATACAGAACTCTTTATAAATCCGTCCAGTGGAGTAAGCCATGAATTTAATATCAATGGAAAACTCAACAGCTTGTTGTTAAAATCAGCTTGTAAGACCGGATTACTCAAGTCAGGTGTTGCTTACGACCTCGATTATGACAACACCGTCATTCCAACTGAAAAGTACGATTCAAAAAAGACATATAAACACGTCTATGGATATCAGCCAGGTGTAGCTTCCATAGCACATCCTGAATTTTCACAGGCCATTCCTGTGTACGTAGAGGGCAGAAATGGCAACAGTCAGGCCAAATATTTGCAGGCTGATACACTTACACGCATGTTTGGGCAGCTTACCAATGAAAATATCCGTATCGGAAGGTTCAGAGCCGATTCAGCATCCTATCAGGAAGAAGTTCTCCGCACACTGGAAGCACATACCGAAAGCTTTTATATACGGGCAAACAGATGTGCCAAACTGGATAATATCCTTGGAAGTATAGCCCCTGAGAAGTGGCAGAAAATACGTTTGGGTGTACAGGAAATGGAAGTTACTGACCTATCCGACTACAAACCTTTCGGTAAAGACAGGTCTTACAGGCTGGTCATTACCAGAATCAGGCGTAAAGACGGGCAGGCAGATGTGTTTAGTGGAGATGCATTTACTTACAGGGCTATTCTGACCAATGAACATACATCGTCCAATGAAGCTGTTGTAAGGTTTTATAACGCCCGGGGTGCAAGCGAACGCTTGTTTGATGTACTCAACAATGACTTTGGCTGGTCTAAGTTGCCCTGTTCGTTCCTTGCAGAGAATACCTCCTTTATGCTTATGACGGCTATGTATGCCAATTTTTACACCTATATCATTGGAGAGTATTCCAGAAAAGTTGATTGGCTTAAGCCTACCGACAGGCTCAAGAAGTTTATCTTCAGATTTATCACTGTTTCAGCCAAGTGGATAAGAACGGGAAGAAGAGAAGTGCTCAAACTGTTCACGAGTAAGGATTACAAGCCGATTTTGAACTAA
- a CDS encoding Clp protease ClpB yields MKKLMVFIMLLVPFYGFSQARLENLLAEREKMHREWKASESKKSGIFGNRTKKDMIETHDWMARIIQKDNQIMDELKMLSEIEKTEITYEKNDYKFISQKQEREIAILKRALAEKDQVVEEKKSDKRTYEWTTLIFFLSTLAFGYLYFKRRKSG; encoded by the coding sequence ATGAAGAAATTGATGGTTTTTATTATGCTGTTAGTTCCATTTTATGGATTTTCCCAAGCCAGGCTGGAAAACTTATTGGCTGAGAGGGAAAAAATGCACCGGGAGTGGAAAGCATCTGAAAGTAAAAAAAGCGGAATTTTTGGCAACCGTACCAAAAAAGACATGATCGAAACACATGACTGGATGGCCAGGATCATCCAAAAGGACAATCAGATCATGGATGAGCTCAAGATGTTGAGTGAAATCGAAAAAACGGAAATCACTTACGAGAAAAATGACTACAAATTCATTTCCCAAAAACAGGAAAGGGAAATTGCCATACTAAAGAGGGCCTTGGCAGAAAAAGATCAGGTAGTGGAAGAAAAAAAGTCAGACAAAAGAACCTATGAATGGACCACTTTGATCTTTTTTCTGAGCACTTTGGCTTTTGGTTATTTATATTTTAAAAGAAGAAAATCGGGCTAA